From one Silene latifolia isolate original U9 population unplaced genomic scaffold, ASM4854445v1 scaffold_187, whole genome shotgun sequence genomic stretch:
- the LOC141638149 gene encoding uncharacterized protein LOC141638149 — translation MRTFCWNCRGLGDADSPAIPYLRWCVRKYGVSILFLQEMMCSFETALTKTNPLDFPNFCGVDAIGLSGGLLLRWSNDVSLVPIELYRHFILCKLSIVYPSIECYIIFLYGEPNVALRNSLWERLSNISRTFSPVVLVGDFNQVEFLFDKLGGSNNIRGQFDFINWKLDNDLLDIPFYGPPFTWMNCRHDNSLLLERLDKAYASSQWLLLFPSAYVLHLPILVSDHAPIILHFLDKSKPSRRPYRLDNWCLSHPEIE, via the coding sequence ATGAGGACTTTTTGCTGGAATTGCAGGGGACTTGGTGATGCGGACAGCCCTGCGATTCCTTATCTTAGGTGGTGTGTCCGCAAATATGGCGTTTCCATTTTGTTTTTACAAGAAATGATGTGCTCTTTTGAAACCGCTCTCACAAAAACAAACCCTCTGGATTTCCCGAATTTTTGTGGCGTAGACGCCATTGGTCTTAGTGGGGGTTTGTTGCTTAGATGGAGTAATGACGTATCGCTTGTACCTATTGAACTATATCGTCATTTTATCCTTTGTAAATTATCTATAGTGTATCCCTCTATTGAATGTTATATAATCTTTCTTTATGGTGAACCAAATGTTGCTTTACGCAACTCCTTATGGGAGCGTCTGTCAAATATTTCCCGTACTTTTTCTCCGGTGGTCCTAGTTGGtgatttcaatcaagttgaatttCTTTTTGATAAGCTTGGTGGTTCGAATAACATTCGAGGGCAATTTGATTTCATTAACTGGAAATTGGACAATGACTTATTAGATATACCCTTCTATGGTCCACCTTTCACTTGGATGAACTGTAGGCATGATAATTCGCTGTTGTTAGAACGACTGGACAAGGCATATGCATCATCACAATGGTTACTCTTGTTTCCTTCAGCCTATGTATTACATTTACCAATTCTAGTTTCTGACCATGCACCAATTATTTTACACTTTCTTGACAAATCGAAGCCATCTCGAAGACCTTACCGGCTGGACAATTGGTGCTTATCTCACCCAGAAATTGAATAG